In a single window of the Drosophila miranda strain MSH22 chromosome XL, D.miranda_PacBio2.1, whole genome shotgun sequence genome:
- the LOC108165110 gene encoding tyramine beta-hydroxylase, with the protein MPLHLNSQQGGCHQRRRHGHDPRREQQQQKNKLQQVQSPPMELVMLLLLMLTLLTRPLSAFSNRLSDTKLHEIYLDEKEIKLSWMVDWYKQEVLFHLQNAFNEQHRWFYLGFSKRGGLADADICFFENQNGFFNAVTDTYTSPDGRWVRKDYQQDCEVFKMDEFTLAFKRKFDTCDPLDLRLHEGTMYVVWARGESELSLEDHQFALPNVTSSHEAGVKMLQILRADKILIPEKDLDMVEITLSKARIPSEETTYWCHVQRLDDFVKHRHHIVQFEPLIKNPGIVHHMEVFHCEGGEHEEMPLYNGDCTNLPAKAKVCSKVMALWAMGASTFTYPPEAGLPIGGPGYNPYVRLEVHFNNPEKQAGLIDNSGFRIKMSRTLRQFDAAVMELGLEYTDKMAIPPGQTAFPLSGYCVADCTKAALPATGIIIFGSQLHTHLRGVRVLTRHFRGDQELREVNRDDYYSNHFQEMRTLHYKPRVLPGDALVTTCYYNTISDTRTALGGFSISDEMCVNYIHYYPATKLEVCKSSVSEETLENYFIYMKRTEHQRGIHLNGARSANYRSIEWSQPRVDQLYTMYIQEPLSMQCNTSDGGRFASQSWEGVAPTAVQIKIPIHRKLCPNYNPLWLRPLEKGECDLLGECIY; encoded by the exons GCCTGTCGGACACGAAGCTGCACGAGATCTATCTGGACGAGAAGGAGATCAAGCTCAGCTGGATGGTGGACTGGTACAAGCAGGAGGTGCTCTTTCACCTGCAAAACGCCTTCAACGAGCAGCACCGCTGGTTCTACCTGGGCTTCTCGAAGCGGGGCGGCCTCGCCGATGCGGACATTTGCTTCTTCGAGAATCAGAACGGCTTCTTCAATGCGGTGACCGACACGTACACCAGTCCGGACGGGCGCTGGGTGCGCAAGGACTACCAGCAGGACTGTGAGGTCTTTAAGATGGACGAGTTCACGCTGGCCTTCAAGCGGAAGTTCGACACTTGCGATCCCCTCGATCTGCGGCTCCAC GAGGGCACCATGTATGTGGTGTGGGCGCGGGGCGAATCCGAGCTTTCGCTGGAGGATCACCAGTTCGCGCTGCCCAATGTGACGTCTTCCCACGAGGCGGGCGTAAAGATGCTGCAAATTCTCCGTGCTGACAAGATACTCATTCCCGAGAA AGATCTGGATATGGTGGAgatcaccctttcgaaggCACGCATCCCCAGCGAGGAGACCACCTACTGGTGCCACGTGCAGCGTCTGGACGACTTCGTCAAACATCGCCACCACATTGTTCAGTTCGAGCCGCTGATCAAGAACCCCGGCATTGTACACCACATGGAGGTGTTCCACTGCGAGGGCGGGGAGCACGAGGAGATGCCTCTGTACAACGGCGACTGCACAAATCTGCCGGCCAAGGCCAAGGTCTGCTCGAAGGTGATGGCCCTCTGGGCCATGGGCGCCAGCACATTCACCTATCCGCCAGAGGCCGGCCTGCCCATTGGTGGCCCCGGTTACAATCCCTATGTCCGGCTCGAGGTTCACTTCAATAATCCCGAGAAACAGGCTG GCCTCATTGACAACTCCGGCTTTCGCATCAAGATGTCGAGGACTTTGCGACAGTTCGACGCAGCCGTCATGGAGCTGGGCCTGGAGTATACGGACAAGATGGCCATACCGCCCGGTCAAACGGCCTTCCCATTGAGCGGCTACTGCGTGGCGGACTGCACGAAGGCTGCACTGCCGGCGACCGGCATCATCATCTTTGGATCGCAGTTGCACACGCACCTGCGCGGCGTGCGGGTACTTACGCGCCACTTCCGCGGGGACCAAGAGCTGCGAGAGGTGAACCGAGACGACTACTACTCGAATCACTTCCAGGAGATGCGCACGCTGCACTACAAGCCTCGTGTACTGCCC GGGGATGCTCTGGTGACCACTTGCTACTACAACACCATAAGCGACACGAGGACTGCCCTGGGGGGCTTCTCCATCAGTGACGAGATGTGCGTCAACTACATCCACTACTACCCGGCCACCAAGCTGGAGGTCTGCAAGAGCTCCGTGTCGGAGGAGACGCTCGAGAACTACTTTATCTACATGAAGCG CACGGAGCACCAGCGCGGCATCCATTTGAATGGGGCACGTTCGGCGAATTATCGGAGCATCGAGTGGAGCCAGCCGCGCGTCGACCAACTGTACACGATGTACATCCAGGAGCCGCTTAGCATGCAGTGCAACACATCGGACGGGGGGCGCTTTGCGAGCCAGAGCTGGGAGGGCGTGGCCCCGACGGCCGTGCAAATCAAAATACCCATCCACCGCAAACTCTGTCCCAACTATAATCCGTTGTGGTTGAGGCCGCTGGAGAAGGGTGAATGCGATTTGCTTGGCGAGTGCATCTACTAA
- the LOC108165131 gene encoding uncharacterized protein LOC108165131 isoform X1 — translation MLPLYTLILGLSVLSILPEDVIGRCQMAIMEPAPLILTSFGSKHLLTDAEVPFVRDSYESVQMYCAGGFEVNEGRYSWMKLEGTSEIFSCNLDYFNSEKYPSEPISNVHCRGTTVSQMFESRTSLPDCGDHMTLVVAQDFGEMGSIKSAGICYDIVGLELKYVSYTAYPPKNRLIEKQVQLGQLNVLGLDINVTYTKSLFKTVSPMVIKEYWKKDKQLKQLFGGVIFEYTSLVQDEDIRRWLAGYEEMLSVVWLRSLRTGNWRQWLNALQAAIEPAGSKFDIRLGVSGQLSMPLMRECNASRILSIELDNGHSPLKLPAHIWAHVRDLHPTGKAQDEFVVIGHNSPFFKAEDMKEFCPTMCEQVDWLKNSVFGSLRDYPAYGLVQCCRVQDVAHKLDNFPGVAEG, via the exons ATGCTACCTCTGTACACCCTTATTCTGGGCCTCTCGGTCCTCTCCATACTGCCCGAGGATGTTATCGGACGCTGCCAAATGGCGATAATGGAACCAGCACCCCTAATCTTGACAAGCTTCGGGTCGAAGCACCTTTTGACTGACGCCGAGGTCCCATTTGTACGAGACTCCTACGAATCGGTACAGATGTATTGTGCAGGAGgatttgaagttaatgaagGGAG atacagctggatgaaacTTGAGGGCACAAGTGAAATTTTCTCTTGTAATCTTGACTATTTTAATTCGGAAAAATACCCTTCAGAGCCTATATCAAATGTTCATTGTAGGGGAACGACGGTTTCCCAAATGTTCGAGAGTCGAACCAGCTTACCAGACTGCGGAGACCACATGACGCTCGTGGTTGCGCAGGACTTCGGCGAAATGGGATCCATTAAGAGTGCGGGGATTTGCTACGATATTGTTGGGCTTGAGCTCAAGTATGTCAGCTACACGGCTTATCCGCCAAAGAACAGGCTTATTGAGAAG CAGGTTCAATTGGGACAGTTGAATGTCCTGGGACTGGATATTAACGTGACATACACCAAAAGTCTATTCAAGACTGTAAG TCCGATGGTAATTAAAGAATACTGGAAGAAGGACAAGCAGCTCAAGCAGCTTTTCGGCGGGGTTATCTTTGAGTACACCAGCCTGGTGCAGGATGAGGATATCAGaagatggctggctggctatGAGGAAATGCTCAGTGTCGTTTGGCTGCGTAGCCTGCGCACCGGCAACTGGAGGCAGTGGCTCAATGCATTACAGGCGGCCATCGAGCCAGCAGGGTCCAAGTTCGATATTCGCCTGGGGGTTTCGGGCCAACTTTCAATGCCGCTAATGCGGGAGTGCAATGCCAGTCGCATCCTCAGCATCGAGTTAGACAACGGTCACTCGCCGCTGaaactgcccgcccacatCTGGGCCCATGTGCGGGACCTGCACCCGACTGGGAAGGCACAGGATGAGTTCGTCGTAATCGGTCACAACTCCCCGTTT TTCAAGGCCGAGGACATGAAAGAATTCTGCCCCACCATGTGCGAGCAGGTGGATTGGCTGAAGAATAGTGTGTTCGGCAGTCTTCGCGACTACCCCGCCTATGGCTTGGTGCAATGCTGCCGCGTCCAGGATGTAGCCCACAAGTTGGATAACTTTCCCGGGGTAGCCGAGGGTTAA
- the LOC108165131 gene encoding uncharacterized protein LOC108165131 isoform X2 yields MLPLYTLILGLSVLSILPEDVIGRCQMAIMEPAPLILTSFGSKHLLTDAEVPFVRDSYESVQMYCAGGFEVNEGRYSWMKLEGTSEIFSCNLDYFNSEKYPSEPISNVHCRGTTVSQMFESRTSLPDCGDHMTLVVAQDFGEMGSIKSAGICYDIVGLELKYVSYTAYPPKNRLIEKVQLGQLNVLGLDINVTYTKSLFKTVSPMVIKEYWKKDKQLKQLFGGVIFEYTSLVQDEDIRRWLAGYEEMLSVVWLRSLRTGNWRQWLNALQAAIEPAGSKFDIRLGVSGQLSMPLMRECNASRILSIELDNGHSPLKLPAHIWAHVRDLHPTGKAQDEFVVIGHNSPFFKAEDMKEFCPTMCEQVDWLKNSVFGSLRDYPAYGLVQCCRVQDVAHKLDNFPGVAEG; encoded by the exons ATGCTACCTCTGTACACCCTTATTCTGGGCCTCTCGGTCCTCTCCATACTGCCCGAGGATGTTATCGGACGCTGCCAAATGGCGATAATGGAACCAGCACCCCTAATCTTGACAAGCTTCGGGTCGAAGCACCTTTTGACTGACGCCGAGGTCCCATTTGTACGAGACTCCTACGAATCGGTACAGATGTATTGTGCAGGAGgatttgaagttaatgaagGGAG atacagctggatgaaacTTGAGGGCACAAGTGAAATTTTCTCTTGTAATCTTGACTATTTTAATTCGGAAAAATACCCTTCAGAGCCTATATCAAATGTTCATTGTAGGGGAACGACGGTTTCCCAAATGTTCGAGAGTCGAACCAGCTTACCAGACTGCGGAGACCACATGACGCTCGTGGTTGCGCAGGACTTCGGCGAAATGGGATCCATTAAGAGTGCGGGGATTTGCTACGATATTGTTGGGCTTGAGCTCAAGTATGTCAGCTACACGGCTTATCCGCCAAAGAACAGGCTTATTGAGAAG GTTCAATTGGGACAGTTGAATGTCCTGGGACTGGATATTAACGTGACATACACCAAAAGTCTATTCAAGACTGTAAG TCCGATGGTAATTAAAGAATACTGGAAGAAGGACAAGCAGCTCAAGCAGCTTTTCGGCGGGGTTATCTTTGAGTACACCAGCCTGGTGCAGGATGAGGATATCAGaagatggctggctggctatGAGGAAATGCTCAGTGTCGTTTGGCTGCGTAGCCTGCGCACCGGCAACTGGAGGCAGTGGCTCAATGCATTACAGGCGGCCATCGAGCCAGCAGGGTCCAAGTTCGATATTCGCCTGGGGGTTTCGGGCCAACTTTCAATGCCGCTAATGCGGGAGTGCAATGCCAGTCGCATCCTCAGCATCGAGTTAGACAACGGTCACTCGCCGCTGaaactgcccgcccacatCTGGGCCCATGTGCGGGACCTGCACCCGACTGGGAAGGCACAGGATGAGTTCGTCGTAATCGGTCACAACTCCCCGTTT TTCAAGGCCGAGGACATGAAAGAATTCTGCCCCACCATGTGCGAGCAGGTGGATTGGCTGAAGAATAGTGTGTTCGGCAGTCTTCGCGACTACCCCGCCTATGGCTTGGTGCAATGCTGCCGCGTCCAGGATGTAGCCCACAAGTTGGATAACTTTCCCGGGGTAGCCGAGGGTTAA
- the LOC108165131 gene encoding uncharacterized protein LOC108165131 isoform X3, whose amino-acid sequence MLPLYTLILGLSVLSILPEDVIGRCQMAIMEPAPLILTSFGSKHLLTDAEVPFVRDSYESVQMYCAGGFEVNEGSWMKLEGTSEIFSCNLDYFNSEKYPSEPISNVHCRGTTVSQMFESRTSLPDCGDHMTLVVAQDFGEMGSIKSAGICYDIVGLELKYVSYTAYPPKNRLIEKQVQLGQLNVLGLDINVTYTKSLFKTVSPMVIKEYWKKDKQLKQLFGGVIFEYTSLVQDEDIRRWLAGYEEMLSVVWLRSLRTGNWRQWLNALQAAIEPAGSKFDIRLGVSGQLSMPLMRECNASRILSIELDNGHSPLKLPAHIWAHVRDLHPTGKAQDEFVVIGHNSPFFKAEDMKEFCPTMCEQVDWLKNSVFGSLRDYPAYGLVQCCRVQDVAHKLDNFPGVAEG is encoded by the exons ATGCTACCTCTGTACACCCTTATTCTGGGCCTCTCGGTCCTCTCCATACTGCCCGAGGATGTTATCGGACGCTGCCAAATGGCGATAATGGAACCAGCACCCCTAATCTTGACAAGCTTCGGGTCGAAGCACCTTTTGACTGACGCCGAGGTCCCATTTGTACGAGACTCCTACGAATCGGTACAGATGTATTGTGCAGGAGgatttgaagttaatgaagGGAG ctggatgaaacTTGAGGGCACAAGTGAAATTTTCTCTTGTAATCTTGACTATTTTAATTCGGAAAAATACCCTTCAGAGCCTATATCAAATGTTCATTGTAGGGGAACGACGGTTTCCCAAATGTTCGAGAGTCGAACCAGCTTACCAGACTGCGGAGACCACATGACGCTCGTGGTTGCGCAGGACTTCGGCGAAATGGGATCCATTAAGAGTGCGGGGATTTGCTACGATATTGTTGGGCTTGAGCTCAAGTATGTCAGCTACACGGCTTATCCGCCAAAGAACAGGCTTATTGAGAAG CAGGTTCAATTGGGACAGTTGAATGTCCTGGGACTGGATATTAACGTGACATACACCAAAAGTCTATTCAAGACTGTAAG TCCGATGGTAATTAAAGAATACTGGAAGAAGGACAAGCAGCTCAAGCAGCTTTTCGGCGGGGTTATCTTTGAGTACACCAGCCTGGTGCAGGATGAGGATATCAGaagatggctggctggctatGAGGAAATGCTCAGTGTCGTTTGGCTGCGTAGCCTGCGCACCGGCAACTGGAGGCAGTGGCTCAATGCATTACAGGCGGCCATCGAGCCAGCAGGGTCCAAGTTCGATATTCGCCTGGGGGTTTCGGGCCAACTTTCAATGCCGCTAATGCGGGAGTGCAATGCCAGTCGCATCCTCAGCATCGAGTTAGACAACGGTCACTCGCCGCTGaaactgcccgcccacatCTGGGCCCATGTGCGGGACCTGCACCCGACTGGGAAGGCACAGGATGAGTTCGTCGTAATCGGTCACAACTCCCCGTTT TTCAAGGCCGAGGACATGAAAGAATTCTGCCCCACCATGTGCGAGCAGGTGGATTGGCTGAAGAATAGTGTGTTCGGCAGTCTTCGCGACTACCCCGCCTATGGCTTGGTGCAATGCTGCCGCGTCCAGGATGTAGCCCACAAGTTGGATAACTTTCCCGGGGTAGCCGAGGGTTAA
- the LOC108165131 gene encoding uncharacterized protein LOC108165131 isoform X4: MLPLYTLILGLSVLSILPEDVIGRCQMAIMEPAPLILTSFGSKHLLTDAEVPFVRDSYESVQMYCAGGFEVNEGRGTTVSQMFESRTSLPDCGDHMTLVVAQDFGEMGSIKSAGICYDIVGLELKYVSYTAYPPKNRLIEKQVQLGQLNVLGLDINVTYTKSLFKTVSPMVIKEYWKKDKQLKQLFGGVIFEYTSLVQDEDIRRWLAGYEEMLSVVWLRSLRTGNWRQWLNALQAAIEPAGSKFDIRLGVSGQLSMPLMRECNASRILSIELDNGHSPLKLPAHIWAHVRDLHPTGKAQDEFVVIGHNSPFFKAEDMKEFCPTMCEQVDWLKNSVFGSLRDYPAYGLVQCCRVQDVAHKLDNFPGVAEG; this comes from the exons ATGCTACCTCTGTACACCCTTATTCTGGGCCTCTCGGTCCTCTCCATACTGCCCGAGGATGTTATCGGACGCTGCCAAATGGCGATAATGGAACCAGCACCCCTAATCTTGACAAGCTTCGGGTCGAAGCACCTTTTGACTGACGCCGAGGTCCCATTTGTACGAGACTCCTACGAATCGGTACAGATGTATTGTGCAGGAGgatttgaagttaatgaagGGAG GGGAACGACGGTTTCCCAAATGTTCGAGAGTCGAACCAGCTTACCAGACTGCGGAGACCACATGACGCTCGTGGTTGCGCAGGACTTCGGCGAAATGGGATCCATTAAGAGTGCGGGGATTTGCTACGATATTGTTGGGCTTGAGCTCAAGTATGTCAGCTACACGGCTTATCCGCCAAAGAACAGGCTTATTGAGAAG CAGGTTCAATTGGGACAGTTGAATGTCCTGGGACTGGATATTAACGTGACATACACCAAAAGTCTATTCAAGACTGTAAG TCCGATGGTAATTAAAGAATACTGGAAGAAGGACAAGCAGCTCAAGCAGCTTTTCGGCGGGGTTATCTTTGAGTACACCAGCCTGGTGCAGGATGAGGATATCAGaagatggctggctggctatGAGGAAATGCTCAGTGTCGTTTGGCTGCGTAGCCTGCGCACCGGCAACTGGAGGCAGTGGCTCAATGCATTACAGGCGGCCATCGAGCCAGCAGGGTCCAAGTTCGATATTCGCCTGGGGGTTTCGGGCCAACTTTCAATGCCGCTAATGCGGGAGTGCAATGCCAGTCGCATCCTCAGCATCGAGTTAGACAACGGTCACTCGCCGCTGaaactgcccgcccacatCTGGGCCCATGTGCGGGACCTGCACCCGACTGGGAAGGCACAGGATGAGTTCGTCGTAATCGGTCACAACTCCCCGTTT TTCAAGGCCGAGGACATGAAAGAATTCTGCCCCACCATGTGCGAGCAGGTGGATTGGCTGAAGAATAGTGTGTTCGGCAGTCTTCGCGACTACCCCGCCTATGGCTTGGTGCAATGCTGCCGCGTCCAGGATGTAGCCCACAAGTTGGATAACTTTCCCGGGGTAGCCGAGGGTTAA